Proteins from one Microbacterium faecale genomic window:
- the secF gene encoding protein translocase subunit SecF produces MRTMNQLGNDLYTGKTSIPFVARRKLWFIIAIALVALSILAPVVRGGFTLSIEFTGGAKFTISNPSTTDQEIATNTVEDVVPEAESTVTVIGERDVQVQTSTLTNEESRALAAALAEAYDVPADEVTDSFVGPTWGADVTKQSLWGLAIFLALTFLILAIYFRTWKMSVAAIVGLVDVLIVTVGVYSAAGFQLSPSAVIGFLTILAYSLYDTTVVFDKIRENTEDEEGSLTFGEAVNLGVNQTLVRSINTSVVAALPVAAILFIGVFGFGAETLSDISLSIFVGIIVATYSTIFVAAPLYSLIREKEPKIAQRDKRILAARRKAAGDDA; encoded by the coding sequence ATGCGCACCATGAACCAACTCGGTAACGACCTCTATACCGGGAAGACATCGATTCCCTTTGTGGCACGGCGCAAGCTGTGGTTCATCATCGCGATCGCGCTGGTGGCGCTGTCGATCCTCGCGCCTGTCGTGCGCGGTGGGTTCACGCTGTCGATCGAGTTCACGGGCGGCGCGAAGTTCACGATCTCGAATCCGTCGACGACCGACCAGGAGATCGCGACGAACACCGTCGAGGACGTCGTCCCTGAGGCCGAGTCCACCGTCACCGTGATCGGCGAGCGCGACGTCCAGGTACAGACCTCCACGCTGACGAACGAGGAGTCGCGCGCACTGGCTGCCGCGCTCGCAGAGGCGTATGACGTGCCGGCCGACGAGGTCACCGACTCGTTCGTCGGGCCCACGTGGGGTGCGGACGTGACGAAGCAGTCGCTGTGGGGTCTCGCGATCTTCTTGGCGCTGACCTTCCTGATCCTGGCGATCTACTTCCGCACGTGGAAGATGTCCGTCGCGGCGATCGTCGGCCTCGTCGACGTGTTGATCGTGACGGTCGGTGTGTATTCCGCGGCGGGCTTCCAACTGTCGCCCTCGGCCGTGATCGGCTTCCTGACGATCCTCGCGTACTCCCTGTACGACACAACCGTGGTGTTCGACAAGATCCGAGAGAACACCGAAGACGAGGAGGGCAGCCTCACGTTCGGCGAGGCCGTCAACCTCGGTGTGAACCAGACACTCGTGCGATCGATCAACACCTCGGTCGTCGCGGCGCTCCCGGTCGCCGCGATCCTCTTCATCGGTGTGTTCGGCTTCGGCGCGGAGACGCTGAGCGACATCTCGCTGTCGATCTTCGTCGGCATCATCGTGGCCACGTACTCGACGATCTTTGTTGCGGCGCCGCTGTACTCACTGATTCGCGAGAAGGAGCCGAAAATCGCACAGCGCGACAAGCGGATCCTCGCGGCGCGGAGGAAGGCCGCAGGGGACGATGCCTAG
- a CDS encoding RelA/SpoT family protein: MAETVSTSSGPSLRWLVPRIFTRAKPNASVRKLIDTVRQNHPRVDVSLIDKAYRVAEEKHRDQKRRSGEPYITHPLAVAQILAELGLAPRAIAAALLHDTVEDTGYALDELTDEFGDEVALLVDGVTKLDKVKYGESAQAETVRKMIVAMSKDVRVLVIKLADRLHNARTWGFVPPEKAKKKATETLEIYAPLAHRLGIAAIKSELEDLSFAVLYPKIYNEIDSLIKQRTPQREEYMQKVIGEVTRDLGDLRIRGSVSGRPKQLYSVYQKMVVRGREFDDIYDLIGIRVIVPSVRDCYAVLGALHARWTPLPGRFKDYIATPKFNLYRSLHTTVIGPGGRTVELQIRTIEMHQQAEYGVAAHWMYKERMQQTGGRADARASDQDMAWIARISDWQAETKDPGEFLDSLRFEIGAKEVYVFTPKGRVIGLPAGATPVDFAFTVHTEVGYRTMGAKVNGRLVPLESELQSGDVVEVFTSKNPDAGPSQDWLTFVKSTRARNKIRGWFTKERREEAIEQGKESIARAMRRHNVSFARLKETLPEVAAGMHYHDISALYAAIGEGHVSSQSVLEKVQGALSESEPATGIVELPTGARERPRSGDSGVLVRGAPDILVKIAKCCTPVPGDEIVGFVTRGSGVSVHRADCANVEALQRDPERMIDVEWAPETKAVFLVHIQVEALDRGGLLSDITRILTEHHVNILSASVQTTKNQLAISRYVFEMGDTVHLDRVLNAVRRIEGVYDVYRVTSS; the protein is encoded by the coding sequence TTGGCTGAGACGGTGTCGACGTCGTCGGGGCCGAGCCTGAGATGGCTCGTTCCGCGCATCTTCACGCGCGCGAAGCCGAACGCCTCGGTGCGCAAGCTGATCGACACCGTTCGGCAGAATCATCCGCGCGTCGACGTCTCGCTCATCGACAAGGCGTACCGCGTCGCGGAGGAGAAGCACCGCGATCAGAAGCGCCGCAGCGGTGAGCCGTACATCACGCACCCGCTCGCCGTCGCCCAGATCCTTGCCGAGCTCGGGCTCGCGCCGCGCGCGATCGCCGCGGCGCTCCTGCACGACACCGTGGAGGATACGGGGTACGCGCTCGACGAGCTGACGGACGAGTTCGGCGATGAGGTCGCGCTGCTCGTCGACGGGGTCACGAAGCTCGACAAGGTGAAGTACGGCGAGAGCGCGCAGGCCGAGACGGTCCGCAAGATGATCGTCGCGATGTCGAAGGACGTGCGCGTCCTCGTCATCAAGCTCGCGGACCGCCTGCACAACGCGCGCACGTGGGGCTTCGTTCCGCCAGAGAAGGCGAAGAAGAAGGCTACAGAGACGCTCGAGATCTATGCGCCGCTCGCACATCGACTCGGGATCGCGGCGATCAAGAGCGAGCTGGAGGATCTCTCCTTCGCGGTGCTGTACCCGAAGATCTACAACGAGATCGACAGCCTCATCAAGCAGCGCACGCCGCAGCGCGAGGAGTACATGCAGAAGGTGATCGGCGAGGTCACCCGCGACCTCGGCGACCTGCGCATTCGCGGATCCGTCTCCGGACGTCCGAAGCAGCTCTACTCCGTCTATCAGAAGATGGTCGTGCGCGGACGCGAGTTCGACGACATCTACGACCTCATCGGCATCCGCGTCATCGTGCCGAGCGTACGCGACTGCTACGCGGTGCTCGGCGCGCTCCACGCGCGCTGGACGCCGCTGCCGGGGCGTTTCAAGGACTACATCGCGACGCCCAAGTTCAACCTCTACCGCTCGCTCCACACGACGGTGATCGGTCCCGGAGGCCGCACGGTCGAGCTGCAGATCCGCACGATCGAGATGCACCAACAGGCCGAATACGGCGTCGCGGCGCACTGGATGTACAAGGAGCGGATGCAGCAGACCGGCGGCCGCGCGGATGCGCGCGCAAGCGACCAGGACATGGCCTGGATCGCGCGCATCAGCGACTGGCAGGCCGAGACCAAGGATCCAGGGGAGTTCCTCGATTCGCTGCGTTTCGAGATCGGCGCGAAGGAGGTCTACGTCTTCACGCCGAAGGGTCGGGTGATCGGCCTGCCAGCGGGAGCGACGCCGGTCGACTTCGCCTTCACCGTGCACACCGAGGTCGGGTATCGCACGATGGGCGCGAAGGTGAATGGGCGCCTCGTGCCGCTGGAGAGCGAGCTGCAGTCGGGCGACGTGGTGGAGGTCTTCACCTCGAAGAACCCCGACGCGGGTCCGAGCCAGGACTGGCTCACGTTCGTCAAGAGCACCCGTGCGCGCAACAAGATCCGCGGCTGGTTCACCAAGGAGCGCCGCGAGGAGGCGATCGAACAGGGCAAGGAGTCGATCGCACGGGCGATGCGGCGTCACAACGTCTCGTTCGCCCGTCTGAAGGAAACCCTGCCGGAGGTCGCGGCGGGAATGCACTACCACGACATCTCCGCGCTCTACGCGGCGATCGGCGAGGGTCACGTGTCGTCGCAGTCGGTGCTCGAGAAGGTACAGGGCGCGCTCAGCGAGTCCGAGCCGGCGACGGGCATCGTCGAGCTGCCGACGGGCGCACGGGAGCGGCCGCGGTCCGGCGACTCGGGCGTGCTCGTACGCGGCGCCCCCGACATCCTCGTGAAGATCGCGAAGTGCTGCACGCCCGTGCCCGGTGACGAGATCGTCGGATTCGTGACGCGCGGCAGCGGCGTGAGCGTGCACCGCGCGGACTGCGCAAACGTCGAGGCGTTGCAGCGCGACCCGGAGCGAATGATCGACGTCGAATGGGCGCCGGAGACGAAGGCCGTCTTCCTCGTGCACATCCAGGTGGAGGCGCTCGACCGGGGCGGCCTGCTGAGCGACATCACGCGGATCCTCACGGAACATCACGTGAACATCCTCTCGGCGTCGGTGCAGACGACGAAGAATCAGCTGGCGATCAGCCGCTACGTCTTCGAGATGGGCGACACCGTGCACCTTGATCGCGTGCTGAACGCCGTGCGACGGATCGAGGGCGTCTACGACGTCTACCGCGTCACGTCTTCCTGA
- a CDS encoding DUF349 domain-containing protein — MSTSDNTAVPDNTTGFDATAASEQPPATEQPATTEQTTASDKTVGTEDVAAPGASAGSDQTATPDETVASDETAAGDETAAAAEAEKPAETGEAAPADKPAETGEAAPADKPAETGEAAPADERAETDTAAEADKPAETDTGAATDASPAASEAAGTDAPDKAPSPTPTPSPTPKPGPVPSPAALAKRPKPPAPAGAPDVPAVVPPTFPAIPGASEWGRVDEKGVVSVREGDDWRVVGEYPDGTHDEALQYYVRKFDELAFKVNAIEQRHQAGGASASALRSQAGQLKKDIVGAPAVGDLAALEARLTTMIDELAEAATQEAAAQREVVDAAIAERTTIVEKVEQLAARDPQNVQWKQATTELNDLFTAWQDHQKTGPRLPKSTAQALWKRFRDSRSKIERARRAFFAELDEVHKAAKAEKTQIVERAEALASRGEDGIPTYRALLDDWKRAGRAGRKADDALWARFKAAGDVLYGARADRNAEEEAESKPRIEAREALLEEAAKVADIADLKRARQVLTEIQRRWEDVGRVFPRDVERGLDGRMRKIELALKDREDVDWKRNNPETKARANDMEAQLREALEGYEKDLERAKASGDERAIKQAQEAIDARTAWLRAIGG, encoded by the coding sequence GTGTCGACCTCCGACAACACCGCCGTCCCCGACAACACCACCGGATTCGACGCGACTGCCGCGTCCGAACAGCCCCCTGCGACTGAGCAGCCGGCGACGACCGAGCAGACCACCGCGTCCGACAAGACCGTCGGAACGGAGGACGTTGCCGCACCTGGCGCATCCGCTGGATCCGACCAGACGGCTACGCCCGACGAGACGGTCGCGTCTGACGAGACCGCAGCCGGCGACGAGACCGCAGCAGCTGCCGAGGCCGAGAAGCCAGCGGAGACCGGCGAGGCTGCACCGGCTGACAAGCCAGCGGAGACCGGCGAGGCTGCACCGGCTGACAAGCCAGCGGAGACCGGCGAGGCTGCACCGGCCGACGAGCGTGCGGAGACCGACACGGCTGCCGAGGCCGACAAGCCTGCGGAGACCGACACGGGCGCCGCGACGGATGCGTCCCCGGCAGCGAGCGAAGCCGCGGGGACCGACGCGCCCGACAAGGCCCCCAGCCCGACACCGACGCCCTCCCCGACACCGAAGCCGGGCCCCGTCCCGAGCCCCGCCGCGCTCGCGAAGCGCCCGAAGCCGCCCGCGCCCGCCGGAGCTCCCGACGTCCCCGCCGTCGTTCCGCCGACCTTCCCTGCGATTCCCGGTGCCAGCGAATGGGGCCGCGTCGACGAGAAGGGCGTCGTCTCCGTACGCGAGGGCGACGACTGGCGCGTGGTCGGCGAGTATCCGGACGGCACGCACGACGAGGCCCTGCAGTACTACGTGCGCAAGTTCGATGAGCTCGCGTTCAAGGTGAACGCGATCGAGCAGCGCCACCAGGCCGGCGGTGCGTCAGCCTCTGCCCTGCGCAGCCAGGCAGGCCAGCTCAAGAAGGACATCGTCGGCGCCCCCGCCGTCGGTGACCTCGCCGCGCTAGAGGCCCGCCTCACGACCATGATCGACGAGCTCGCCGAGGCGGCCACGCAGGAGGCCGCCGCCCAGCGCGAGGTCGTCGACGCGGCCATCGCCGAGCGCACGACCATCGTCGAGAAGGTCGAACAGCTCGCCGCACGGGATCCGCAGAACGTGCAGTGGAAGCAGGCGACGACCGAGCTGAACGACCTCTTCACGGCCTGGCAAGACCACCAGAAGACCGGCCCACGTCTGCCGAAGTCGACGGCCCAGGCCCTTTGGAAGCGTTTCCGCGACTCGCGCTCGAAGATCGAGCGCGCGCGTCGTGCCTTCTTCGCCGAACTCGACGAGGTGCACAAGGCCGCGAAGGCGGAGAAGACGCAGATCGTCGAACGCGCCGAGGCGCTTGCCTCGCGCGGCGAGGACGGCATCCCCACCTACCGCGCCCTGCTCGACGACTGGAAGCGCGCCGGCCGCGCCGGCCGCAAGGCGGACGACGCCCTCTGGGCGCGCTTCAAGGCCGCCGGCGACGTGCTCTACGGCGCCCGCGCCGATCGCAATGCCGAGGAAGAGGCCGAGTCGAAGCCCCGCATCGAGGCTCGCGAGGCGCTGCTCGAGGAGGCCGCGAAGGTCGCCGATATCGCCGACCTCAAGCGCGCGCGCCAGGTGCTCACCGAGATTCAGCGTCGCTGGGAGGACGTCGGACGCGTCTTCCCGCGCGACGTCGAGCGCGGCCTCGACGGCCGGATGCGCAAGATCGAGCTCGCCCTGAAGGATCGCGAAGACGTCGACTGGAAGCGCAACAACCCTGAGACGAAGGCCCGCGCGAACGACATGGAAGCGCAGCTGCGGGAGGCGCTCGAGGGTTACGAGAAGGATCTCGAGCGCGCCAAGGCATCCGGCGACGAGAGGGCGATCAAGCAGGCGCAGGAGGCAATCGACGCCCGCACCGCGTGGCTGCGGGCGATCGGCGGCTGA
- a CDS encoding replication-associated recombination protein A, whose amino-acid sequence MRPVSLDEVAGQSHLLGAGSPIVALADPDGSKPGTVSVILWGPPGTGKTTLAQAIARSSGRRFVELSAITAGVKDVREAMQQALDQRDLYGESTILFLDEIHRFTKAQQDALLPGVENGWVILIAATTENPSFSVISPLLSRSLLLTLKPLTDVDLAGLIDRAVSDARGLDGAVVLEDEARDAIVSLSSGDARRALTALEAAAGVAASEADEGSVPTVTPDGVAQAVDRALLRYDRQGDEHYDVISAFIKSIRGSDPDAAVHYLARMIEAGEDARFIARRLMVHAAEDIGMADPRALQIAVAAADTVQLVGMPEARIPLAEATIYLATAPKSNAVISAIDAALGDVRAGRMGPVPLHLRDAHYAGAKRLGHGKGYRYPHDDARGVSPQQYLPDELRGRRYYAPTTHGAERELSERLEKIRRIIGD is encoded by the coding sequence ATGCGCCCGGTCTCGCTCGACGAGGTCGCGGGGCAGTCCCACCTGCTCGGCGCGGGCTCGCCGATCGTCGCTCTCGCGGATCCTGACGGCTCGAAGCCGGGAACCGTCTCGGTGATCCTGTGGGGCCCGCCCGGCACCGGCAAGACGACGCTCGCGCAGGCGATCGCGCGGTCCTCGGGACGCCGCTTCGTCGAACTGTCGGCGATCACGGCCGGCGTCAAGGACGTGCGAGAGGCGATGCAGCAGGCGCTCGACCAGCGCGATCTGTATGGCGAGTCGACGATCCTCTTCCTCGATGAGATCCACCGGTTCACGAAGGCGCAGCAGGACGCGCTGTTGCCGGGTGTTGAGAATGGCTGGGTGATCCTCATCGCGGCGACGACCGAGAACCCGTCGTTCTCGGTGATCTCACCGCTCCTGTCGCGGTCGCTCCTGCTCACGCTCAAGCCGCTCACCGACGTTGACCTCGCGGGCCTCATCGACCGTGCGGTTTCCGACGCGCGCGGACTCGACGGCGCGGTCGTCCTGGAAGACGAGGCACGCGACGCGATCGTGAGCCTGTCGTCGGGCGATGCCCGCCGCGCGCTCACGGCGCTCGAAGCCGCCGCCGGCGTCGCCGCAAGTGAGGCCGACGAGGGATCCGTGCCCACGGTCACTCCGGACGGTGTCGCTCAGGCGGTGGACCGCGCACTGCTGCGTTACGACCGGCAGGGCGACGAGCACTACGACGTCATCAGCGCGTTCATCAAGTCCATCCGTGGATCGGATCCGGACGCGGCCGTGCATTACCTGGCGCGCATGATCGAGGCGGGGGAGGACGCGCGCTTCATCGCGCGTCGGCTCATGGTCCACGCGGCAGAGGACATCGGCATGGCGGATCCGCGCGCGCTGCAGATCGCGGTCGCGGCGGCCGATACGGTGCAGCTCGTCGGCATGCCGGAGGCGCGGATCCCGTTGGCGGAGGCGACGATCTACCTCGCGACGGCTCCGAAGTCCAATGCGGTCATCAGCGCGATCGACGCGGCACTCGGGGATGTGCGGGCAGGACGCATGGGCCCGGTTCCACTGCACCTGCGTGACGCGCACTACGCGGGAGCGAAGCGCCTCGGCCATGGGAAGGGATACCGGTACCCCCACGACGACGCGCGCGGTGTGTCGCCACAGCAGTATCTGCCGGACGAGCTCCGGGGTCGGCGTTATTACGCACCGACCACGCACGGGGCGGAGCGTGAGCTCTCCGAACGGCTCGAGAAGATTCGCCGGATCATCGGTGATTAG
- the rpsD gene encoding 30S ribosomal protein S4, which produces MVTKAQDRRKVRLSRALGIALTPKAQRYMENRPYGPGQHGRTKRKADSDYAVRLREKQRLREQYGIREKQLRTLFNEANRTEGLTGEILVELLEMRLDALVLRSGFARTTSQARQFVVHRHILVDGKLVDRPSFRVKPGQTIEVKAKSEGLEPFQVAAAGGHAEVLPAVPGYLEVSLDKLQAKLVSRPKRAEVPITCEVQLVVEYYAAR; this is translated from the coding sequence ATGGTTACGAAGGCACAGGACCGTCGCAAGGTCCGCCTGTCCCGCGCGCTCGGCATCGCGCTGACGCCGAAGGCTCAGCGCTACATGGAAAACCGTCCGTACGGCCCCGGCCAGCACGGACGCACCAAGCGCAAGGCCGACAGCGACTACGCCGTCCGTCTGCGTGAGAAGCAGCGTCTGCGCGAGCAGTACGGCATCCGCGAGAAGCAGCTGCGCACCCTGTTCAACGAGGCGAACCGCACCGAGGGCCTGACGGGTGAGATCCTCGTCGAGCTGCTTGAGATGCGTCTCGACGCGCTCGTGCTCCGTTCGGGCTTCGCCCGCACGACGTCGCAGGCGCGCCAGTTCGTCGTCCACCGTCACATCCTCGTCGACGGCAAGCTCGTCGACCGCCCGTCGTTCCGTGTGAAGCCGGGTCAGACGATCGAGGTCAAGGCCAAGAGCGAGGGTCTCGAGCCCTTCCAGGTCGCGGCCGCCGGTGGTCACGCCGAGGTTCTTCCCGCGGTCCCCGGTTACCTCGAGGTTTCTCTCGACAAGCTGCAGGCGAAGCTCGTCTCGCGCCCGAAGCGCGCCGAGGTTCCCATCACCTGTGAGGTCCAGCTGGTCGTCGAGTACTACGCGGCGCGCTAA
- a CDS encoding methionine synthase, with amino-acid sequence MQKILPTSIVGSLPKPSWLAQPETLWSPWKLRNGELAEGQQDALRIAVQEQRGSGIDIVSDGEQTRQHFVTTFIEHLGGVDFEQRETIRIRDRYNANVPTVVGEVSREKPVFVEDARFLRQQTDGPIKWALPGPMTMVDTLYDRHYRSREKLAWEFATILNQEARELEAVGVDIIQFDEPAFNVFFDELQDWGVAMLERAAEGLRAETAVHICYGYGIKANTEWKATLGPEWRQYEESLPFLQRSTLDIVSLECHRSRVPLDLIELVRGKKVMLGAIDVASEAIETPEEVADTLRNALAFVDADKLLPSTNCGMAPLPRHVARGKMSALSAGADIVRKQLAAAS; translated from the coding sequence ATGCAGAAGATCCTGCCCACCTCGATCGTCGGCAGCCTGCCGAAACCGTCATGGCTCGCGCAGCCGGAAACCCTCTGGTCTCCGTGGAAACTGCGGAACGGCGAGTTGGCCGAAGGACAACAGGATGCGCTGCGCATCGCAGTCCAGGAGCAACGCGGCAGCGGCATCGACATCGTCAGCGACGGAGAGCAGACCCGCCAGCACTTCGTCACCACGTTCATCGAGCATCTCGGCGGAGTCGATTTCGAGCAGCGCGAGACCATTCGGATCCGCGATCGTTACAACGCGAATGTGCCGACCGTCGTGGGTGAGGTGAGCCGTGAGAAGCCCGTGTTCGTCGAGGATGCGAGGTTCCTGCGTCAGCAGACCGATGGGCCGATCAAGTGGGCTCTTCCCGGGCCGATGACGATGGTCGACACGCTCTACGACCGCCACTATAGGAGCCGCGAGAAGCTGGCGTGGGAGTTCGCGACGATCCTCAATCAGGAGGCGAGGGAACTCGAGGCCGTCGGCGTCGATATCATCCAGTTCGACGAGCCGGCATTCAACGTCTTCTTCGATGAGCTCCAGGACTGGGGCGTCGCGATGCTGGAGCGAGCAGCGGAAGGACTGCGCGCGGAAACCGCCGTGCACATCTGCTACGGCTACGGGATCAAGGCGAACACCGAGTGGAAGGCGACACTCGGACCGGAGTGGAGGCAGTACGAAGAGTCACTGCCGTTCTTGCAGCGGTCCACCCTCGACATCGTGTCGCTGGAATGCCACCGTTCCCGCGTGCCTCTGGACCTGATCGAGCTCGTCCGCGGCAAGAAGGTCATGCTCGGGGCCATCGACGTGGCAAGCGAAGCCATCGAGACTCCGGAAGAGGTCGCCGACACCCTCCGAAACGCGCTCGCGTTCGTCGATGCGGACAAGCTCCTCCCGAGCACGAACTGCGGGATGGCTCCGTTGCCCCGTCACGTTGCGCGCGGGAAGATGAGCGCGCTGAGCGCGGGGGCCGACATCGTTCGCAAGCAACTCGCTGCCGCGTCGTGA
- a CDS encoding putative oxygenase MesX, translating to MANEFTFSITTTRFDEDYVPSRSSRATTNFSNLARGDDRKQNLRNALTMIDRRFNDLAHWDNPDRERYAVELEIISVELQFTASGEGKEFPLLEILDVQILDTRTGQRHRGIVGNNFSSYVRDFDFSVLLPTVNETTTTFTVPDDFGELHGKLFRCFLESAAYQEHFPAPPVICISVSTSKTYHRTENHHPVLGVEYRQEKSSLTDAYFHRMGLRARYFMPPGSSAPLAFYFRGDLLNDYPNLQLIGTISTMETFQKIYRPEIYNTNSAAGSVYRPSLDQPDYSRTQIAYDRDERAHLAITQGKYTEEHLVKPHRRVLEQWAANYPAPVG from the coding sequence ATGGCGAACGAGTTCACATTCAGCATCACCACCACGCGCTTCGACGAGGACTACGTGCCGTCGCGTAGTTCGCGCGCCACCACGAACTTCTCGAATCTGGCGAGAGGCGACGACCGGAAGCAGAATCTCCGCAACGCCCTGACGATGATCGACCGTCGGTTCAACGACCTCGCGCACTGGGACAACCCGGACAGGGAGCGGTACGCCGTCGAACTCGAGATCATCTCCGTCGAATTGCAGTTCACGGCGAGCGGGGAGGGCAAGGAGTTCCCGCTGCTTGAGATTCTGGACGTGCAGATCCTCGACACGCGAACCGGGCAACGCCACCGCGGCATCGTCGGGAACAACTTCTCGTCCTATGTCCGCGATTTCGACTTCAGCGTGCTGTTGCCGACGGTCAACGAGACCACGACGACGTTCACCGTGCCCGACGACTTCGGCGAACTGCATGGCAAGCTCTTCAGGTGCTTCCTTGAATCCGCCGCGTATCAGGAGCACTTCCCGGCGCCGCCCGTGATCTGTATCAGCGTCTCCACGAGCAAGACGTATCACCGCACCGAGAACCATCACCCGGTCCTCGGCGTCGAGTATCGCCAGGAGAAGTCCTCGCTGACGGACGCGTACTTCCACAGAATGGGATTGCGGGCGCGATACTTCATGCCGCCCGGCAGTTCTGCGCCGCTGGCGTTCTATTTCCGCGGCGACCTGCTGAACGACTATCCCAATCTGCAGCTCATCGGCACGATCAGCACGATGGAGACGTTTCAGAAGATCTATCGCCCCGAGATCTACAACACGAACTCCGCCGCCGGCAGCGTCTATCGACCAAGCCTAGACCAGCCCGACTATTCGCGAACTCAAATCGCCTACGACCGCGACGAGCGCGCTCATCTCGCGATCACCCAGGGGAAATACACGGAGGAGCATCTCGTGAAGCCGCACCGCAGAGTTCTGGAACAGTGGGCCGCCAACTACCCTGCGCCCGTCGGCTGA
- a CDS encoding LysR family transcriptional regulator, with the protein MSQASGGITLQRLHYFIEVVAEGSISAAADLLYVSQPTMSAAMKDLEARVGRTLLVRSARGVTLTADGTEFLGYARQIVEQVDLLEQRYLGRPPSRRLLGVSAQHYSFVVEAFVRMVRSNAAAEYEFSLRETRTWEIIEDVRLFRSELGVLYRNDFNRNVIDKLLRDSGLAFTPLFLAAPHIFVSRTNPLAARDRVTLDDLADLPRLTFDQGANNSFHFAEEVLSTLSSKQEIRVSDRATIFNLMIGLDGYTISTGVISDDLDPEIVAIPLDVDESIEIGWIGHSAVPLTEQAQRYLAELRKVVADFGIAVLD; encoded by the coding sequence ATGTCACAGGCATCGGGCGGGATCACGCTCCAGCGGCTCCACTACTTCATCGAGGTCGTTGCGGAAGGGTCGATCAGTGCGGCCGCCGACCTCCTCTATGTCTCCCAGCCGACCATGTCCGCGGCGATGAAGGACCTGGAGGCTCGGGTCGGCCGCACCCTTCTCGTGCGCTCGGCTCGCGGGGTGACGCTGACCGCCGATGGCACGGAGTTCCTTGGCTATGCCCGGCAGATCGTCGAACAGGTCGACCTCCTCGAGCAGCGCTACCTCGGCCGGCCGCCGTCGCGGCGCCTGCTCGGAGTGTCGGCGCAGCACTACTCATTCGTGGTTGAGGCATTCGTCCGCATGGTGAGGAGCAATGCGGCGGCCGAGTACGAGTTCTCGCTGCGAGAGACCCGCACGTGGGAGATCATCGAAGACGTCCGACTGTTTCGCAGCGAACTCGGCGTCCTCTACCGCAACGATTTCAACCGGAACGTGATCGACAAGCTGCTCCGGGACTCCGGGCTCGCGTTCACTCCGCTCTTTCTCGCCGCACCGCACATCTTCGTATCGCGCACGAATCCGCTTGCCGCTCGAGACCGCGTCACCCTCGATGACCTCGCGGACCTGCCGCGGCTCACGTTCGACCAGGGGGCGAACAACTCGTTTCACTTCGCTGAGGAGGTCCTCTCGACGTTGTCGAGCAAGCAGGAGATCCGTGTCTCGGACCGTGCGACCATTTTCAATCTCATGATCGGGCTGGACGGATACACCATCTCGACGGGCGTCATCAGCGACGACCTCGATCCGGAGATCGTCGCAATCCCGCTCGACGTCGACGAATCGATCGAGATCGGCTGGATCGGCCATTCCGCGGTGCCGCTCACGGAGCAGGCGCAACGCTACCTCGCGGAGCTGCGCAAGGTCGTGGCCGACTTCGGGATCGCGGTGCTCGACTAG
- the erm gene encoding 23S ribosomal RNA methyltransferase Erm yields MPRSVFGGRHELGQNFLVHAPTITRITRLVARTEGAILEIGAGDGALTRSLAALDRRITAIDIDEHRVRRLRSDLPRVEVQHADALRYPLRHPVLVGNVPFHLTTPILRRILATNGWDHAFLLTQWEVARKRAGVGGRTMMTAQTAPWFSFTLHDRVPSWAFAPRPSVDGGVLHIRRRDRSLIPMKDRSPYSRFVRSAFTGRGGSFDRILQNAMGVDRACARRVLADAGVAARGLPRDLTAEQWAALWRGLKR; encoded by the coding sequence ATGCCGCGATCAGTTTTCGGCGGCCGACACGAACTCGGCCAGAACTTTCTTGTCCACGCACCGACCATTACACGCATCACCCGGCTCGTCGCACGTACGGAAGGCGCGATCCTGGAGATCGGCGCGGGCGACGGAGCGCTCACGCGATCGCTCGCCGCGCTCGATCGCAGGATCACGGCGATCGACATCGATGAGCACCGCGTGCGGCGGCTCCGCAGTGACCTGCCTCGTGTCGAGGTTCAGCACGCCGACGCGCTGCGTTACCCGCTGCGGCATCCGGTGTTGGTCGGCAACGTGCCGTTTCATCTCACGACGCCGATCCTTCGCCGTATCCTCGCGACGAACGGCTGGGATCACGCCTTTCTGCTGACCCAGTGGGAGGTGGCTCGCAAGCGCGCCGGGGTCGGCGGACGCACGATGATGACGGCGCAGACCGCGCCGTGGTTTTCGTTCACCCTGCACGACCGTGTTCCGTCGTGGGCGTTCGCGCCGCGACCGAGTGTGGACGGCGGCGTCCTTCACATCCGTCGGCGAGACCGAAGCCTCATTCCGATGAAAGACCGCTCGCCGTACTCACGATTCGTGAGATCGGCGTTCACGGGGCGCGGCGGTTCCTTCGATCGCATCCTTCAGAACGCGATGGGCGTCGACCGAGCGTGTGCGAGGCGCGTGCTCGCTGACGCGGGCGTCGCCGCGCGCGGGTTGCCGCGGGACCTGACGGCCGAACAGTGGGCGGCACTCTGGCGCGGCCTGAAACGGTGA